The Dromaius novaehollandiae isolate bDroNov1 chromosome 5, bDroNov1.hap1, whole genome shotgun sequence genome window below encodes:
- the GARIN2 gene encoding uncharacterized protein GARIN2, which produces MIHSRKVSDEKGKSSTFRLDLQKRDNAQDVPSPKTEEEKVSKNTSSKQVPLSGIVDPNKESGRKEVAFHGSLKATRQGTTMVTKNKGDPDAKKSKSKDKRKARTSAMKQKSEKKLQTSD; this is translated from the exons ATGATTCATTCAAGAAAAGTCAGTGATGAGAAGGGAAAAAGTAGCACATTCAGATTAGATTTGCAGAAA agGGACAATGCACAAGATGTCCCTAGCccaaaaacagaggaagaaaaagttaGTAAAAATACCTCCTCCAAGCAAGTTCCCCTCTCAGGTATAGTGGATCCCAACAAAGAGAGTGGAAGGAAAGAAGTAGCCTTTCACGGCTCCCTGAAAGCAACTAGGCAAGGAACCACCATGGTGACAAAGAATAAAGGTGATCcagatgcaaagaaaagcaaaagcaaagacaagaGGAAAGCCAG gacaagTGCAATGaagcaaaaaagtgaaaaaaaattgcagacttCAG ACTGA